One window from the genome of Chroogloeocystis siderophila 5.2 s.c.1 encodes:
- a CDS encoding glycoside hydrolase — protein MAHPLYVALIWHQHQPLYKGRDSSISLSAHSQYRLPWVRLHGTKDYLDLVLLLARYPKLHQTVNLVPSLILQLEDYIAGTAFDPYLAVSLTPTEQLSQEQRQFIIEHFFDANHHTLIDPHPRYAELYHQRQDKGKAWCLENWQLQDYSDLLAWHNLAWIDPLFWDDPEIAAWLQQGRNFTLSDRQRIYSKQRDILSRIIPQHREMQNAGQLEVTTTPYMHPILPLLADTNSGRVAVPSMTLPQRRFQWAEDIPRHLYKAWELYQDRFGREPRGLWPSEQSVSPEILPYIVKQGFNWIVSDEAVLGWTLHHFFHRDGAGNVCEPELLYRPYRLETAAGDLVIVFRDHRLSDLIGFTYGSMPAKQAATDLVGHLEAIAHSHKHRQPDQPWLVTIALDGENCWEFYPQDGKPFLENLYQTLSDHPQIKLVTVSEFLEKFPPTATIPGEQLHSGSWVDGSFTTWIGDPAKNRAWDMLAEARSLLAKHPEATEENNPEAWEALYAAEGSDWFWWFGEGHTSNQDAIFDQLFREHLCGIYQALNEPIPPYLRQPVESHEALGDHRPQGFIHPVIDGMGDEQDWDRAGRLEVGGARGTMHKSSAIQRLWYGVDHLNFYLRVDLKQGVQPGRDLPSELHLLWFYPDRTMHNSPVPLEDIPNEAPLNYLYHHQLEINLLTQSVHFQEAGEHHQWHPRYSRASVALNKCLEIAVPWADLQMPPDYPLRLVLVLADEGSFRSYLPENTLIPIEVP, from the coding sequence ATGGCGCATCCTCTATACGTTGCATTGATTTGGCACCAACATCAGCCACTGTACAAAGGTCGAGATAGCAGCATTTCGTTGTCTGCACATAGTCAATACCGACTGCCTTGGGTACGGCTGCATGGTACAAAAGATTATTTAGATTTAGTATTACTGCTAGCACGCTATCCAAAGTTGCATCAAACTGTTAACTTGGTTCCTTCGTTGATTTTGCAACTCGAAGACTATATCGCTGGCACGGCGTTTGACCCGTATTTAGCTGTCAGCTTGACGCCAACCGAACAACTTTCTCAGGAACAACGACAATTTATCATCGAGCATTTTTTTGATGCGAATCACCACACGTTAATTGACCCGCACCCGCGTTATGCCGAGTTGTACCACCAAAGACAAGACAAGGGGAAAGCGTGGTGTTTAGAAAATTGGCAGTTACAAGACTATAGCGATTTATTGGCGTGGCACAATCTGGCGTGGATCGATCCGCTCTTTTGGGACGATCCAGAAATCGCTGCGTGGTTACAGCAAGGGCGGAATTTTACTTTAAGCGATCGCCAGCGAATTTATTCTAAGCAACGCGATATTCTGAGTAGAATTATCCCCCAGCATCGTGAAATGCAGAATGCAGGACAGTTGGAAGTTACGACAACGCCTTACATGCACCCAATTTTACCATTACTTGCCGATACCAATTCGGGGCGCGTAGCTGTACCCAGTATGACATTGCCCCAACGCCGATTTCAATGGGCAGAAGATATTCCTCGGCACTTGTATAAAGCGTGGGAATTGTATCAAGATCGCTTTGGACGAGAACCTCGTGGTTTATGGCCTTCAGAACAATCGGTGAGTCCTGAGATTTTACCTTACATTGTTAAACAAGGATTCAACTGGATCGTTTCGGATGAAGCTGTATTAGGTTGGACACTGCACCACTTTTTCCATCGTGATGGCGCGGGTAATGTATGCGAACCTGAGTTGCTTTATCGTCCGTATCGTTTAGAAACTGCCGCAGGTGATTTAGTAATTGTCTTTCGCGATCACCGTTTGTCTGATTTAATTGGTTTTACTTATGGCTCCATGCCAGCTAAACAAGCAGCAACAGATTTAGTCGGACACTTAGAAGCGATCGCGCACTCGCATAAACACCGTCAACCCGATCAGCCGTGGTTAGTCACAATCGCGCTTGATGGCGAAAACTGCTGGGAGTTTTACCCGCAAGATGGTAAGCCTTTCTTAGAGAATTTATATCAAACTCTCAGCGATCATCCACAGATCAAACTTGTCACTGTTTCAGAATTCCTGGAAAAATTCCCCCCAACTGCAACGATTCCAGGAGAACAATTACACAGCGGTTCCTGGGTAGATGGTAGTTTTACAACGTGGATTGGCGATCCTGCAAAGAATCGCGCTTGGGATATGCTAGCGGAAGCTAGATCTTTACTTGCTAAACATCCTGAAGCAACGGAAGAAAACAATCCCGAAGCGTGGGAAGCTTTGTATGCTGCTGAAGGTTCTGATTGGTTTTGGTGGTTTGGTGAAGGTCATACATCGAATCAAGATGCTATTTTTGACCAACTATTTCGCGAACATTTGTGCGGTATCTATCAAGCACTAAATGAGCCTATTCCGCCGTATTTGCGTCAACCTGTAGAATCGCATGAAGCCCTAGGCGATCATCGACCCCAAGGCTTTATTCATCCTGTTATTGACGGTATGGGTGATGAGCAAGATTGGGATCGTGCTGGGCGTTTAGAAGTTGGTGGGGCGCGGGGAACAATGCACAAAAGCAGTGCAATCCAGCGTCTATGGTATGGGGTAGATCACCTGAATTTCTACCTACGAGTCGATTTAAAACAGGGTGTACAACCAGGGCGCGATTTGCCTTCAGAGTTACACTTACTGTGGTTTTATCCTGATCGCACGATGCACAATAGCCCAGTGCCACTAGAAGATATACCGAATGAAGCTCCACTCAACTATTTGTATCATCACCAGCTAGAAATCAATTTGCTCACGCAATCAGTTCATTTTCAAGAAGCTGGAGAACATCATCAATGGCATCCGCGTTATAGTCGCGCTAGCGTAGCACTGAATAAATGCTTGGAAATTGCCGTACCGTGGGCTGATTTGCAAATGCCTCCAGATTATCCATTACGGTTAGTCTTAGTGCTAGCTGATGAAGGCAGTTTTCGCAGTTACTTACCAGAAAACACTTTAATTCCGATTGAGGTGCCTTAG
- the bioB gene encoding biotin synthase BioB, translating to MLKSSALNWNELADRALAGELLTREAAHAVLNAPDCLLLEQLAAAYRVRYHYWENRVRLHFLLNAQSGLCPEDCHYCSQSKISTAEIEKYPLLAKEKILDAAAQAKKLQAGTFCMVISGRSPSERVFTQVLDAVQAVKANYDLKICACLGLLSQEQTQRLAEVGVDRVNHNLNTSDDYHSQICTTHTFGDRIATVENVKAAGITTCSGGIIGMGESDDDVIDLAFSLRELNVTSVPLNFLIPIPGTPFEKIQELNPRRCLRVLCLFRFVLPAQEIRIAGGREVHLRSLQPLGLYPANSIFIGDYLTTPGQATHSDLEMIRDAGFAIESPDGSPIETDSLKTMTSSV from the coding sequence ATGTTGAAATCTTCTGCACTTAACTGGAATGAACTTGCCGATCGCGCTTTGGCTGGAGAACTATTGACGCGGGAAGCCGCCCATGCGGTACTCAACGCGCCTGATTGTTTACTGCTTGAGCAACTTGCTGCTGCCTATCGCGTGCGCTACCATTATTGGGAAAATCGCGTCCGGTTGCATTTTCTCCTTAATGCTCAAAGTGGGCTTTGTCCAGAAGATTGTCACTATTGTTCGCAATCGAAGATTTCTACTGCTGAAATTGAGAAGTACCCACTCTTAGCTAAAGAAAAAATTTTAGACGCTGCTGCGCAGGCAAAGAAATTGCAAGCTGGAACTTTTTGTATGGTCATTTCGGGGCGTTCTCCCAGCGAACGAGTATTTACGCAGGTTCTGGACGCTGTACAAGCGGTTAAAGCCAACTATGATTTAAAAATTTGTGCGTGTCTTGGGTTGTTAAGTCAAGAGCAAACGCAGCGTTTAGCAGAAGTCGGGGTAGACCGCGTTAATCACAATTTGAATACTTCGGATGATTACCACTCGCAAATTTGTACGACGCATACGTTTGGCGATCGCATCGCGACAGTAGAAAATGTCAAAGCCGCAGGAATCACAACTTGTTCGGGCGGAATTATTGGGATGGGCGAGTCGGATGATGATGTTATCGACTTAGCATTTTCGCTACGGGAATTAAACGTTACAAGTGTTCCCCTAAATTTCTTGATTCCAATTCCAGGAACGCCGTTTGAGAAGATTCAAGAATTGAACCCGCGTCGTTGTCTGCGAGTGTTATGTTTATTTCGCTTTGTCCTTCCCGCACAGGAAATTAGAATCGCTGGCGGTAGAGAAGTTCATTTGCGATCGCTGCAACCTTTAGGACTTTATCCAGCAAACTCAATCTTTATTGGTGATTATTTAACAACTCCTGGACAAGCAACGCACAGCGATTTGGAAATGATTCGCGATGCTGGGTTTGCGATCGAATCTCCTGACGGTTCTCCGATAGAAACTGACTCGCTCAAAACGATGACTTCCTCAGTGTAA
- the bioA gene encoding adenosylmethionine--8-amino-7-oxononanoate transaminase: MSSTEEIYDSPIWQPFTQMKTAPIPLKVVKGQGVMLELEDKRQIMDCISSWWVTIHGHGHPILAEALYKQAQALEHVIFTGFTHEPAEQLARKLLQHLPKSLRRVFFSDNGSTAMEVALKMAYQYWFNQGESDRTTFISFEGGYHGDTIGAMSIAGNSPWDQPFHRLMFSTELVPFPATFDNDADVEVREAQTLEILTRLLKQNPTRYAGLFIEPLVQGAGGMRVCRPQFLQALGNLAHSFGVLVIYDEVMTGFGRTGELFACLKAETAPDIICLSKGLSGGCLPLAVTVATEDIYRAFYSDDVSKTFFHGHSYTGNPLACATGVASLELLEQNPNFRNLEQQHRCYLKKYLPDHPKIDKVRTCGTIAAMDIVTDSQSGYFNAIAPILKQRFLAEGFLLRPLGNTLYLMPPYCITSEQLESIYQAIRRVLDTII; this comes from the coding sequence ATGAGCAGCACTGAAGAAATTTATGATTCTCCGATTTGGCAACCATTCACCCAAATGAAAACCGCGCCGATACCTTTGAAAGTCGTCAAGGGACAAGGCGTGATGCTCGAACTCGAAGATAAACGCCAAATTATGGATTGTATTTCCAGTTGGTGGGTGACGATTCATGGACACGGCCATCCTATACTTGCTGAGGCGCTTTACAAACAAGCCCAAGCCTTAGAACATGTCATTTTTACAGGTTTTACGCACGAACCAGCTGAACAGCTAGCGAGAAAATTACTTCAGCATCTCCCAAAATCGCTGAGGCGAGTATTTTTTTCGGATAATGGCTCAACAGCGATGGAAGTCGCGCTGAAAATGGCTTATCAATATTGGTTTAATCAAGGAGAAAGCGATCGCACGACGTTTATTAGCTTTGAAGGTGGATATCACGGCGATACGATAGGAGCGATGTCGATCGCAGGTAATTCTCCCTGGGATCAGCCTTTTCACCGCTTAATGTTCTCGACAGAGCTTGTGCCTTTTCCTGCTACGTTTGATAATGATGCTGATGTCGAAGTACGTGAAGCACAAACTCTAGAAATCCTGACGCGGCTTCTCAAACAAAATCCTACGCGATATGCAGGTCTTTTTATCGAGCCACTTGTACAGGGTGCAGGGGGAATGCGAGTATGTCGTCCACAATTTCTACAAGCTTTAGGAAACTTGGCGCACTCGTTTGGTGTACTTGTCATTTACGATGAGGTGATGACAGGCTTCGGGCGCACTGGTGAATTATTTGCTTGCTTAAAAGCAGAAACCGCACCGGATATCATTTGTTTATCAAAAGGTTTATCAGGCGGCTGCTTACCTTTAGCTGTAACCGTTGCGACAGAGGATATTTATCGTGCGTTTTACAGTGATGATGTCAGTAAAACATTTTTTCATGGCCATTCATACACAGGAAATCCCTTAGCGTGTGCTACAGGCGTTGCGTCTTTAGAATTGCTAGAACAAAATCCTAACTTTCGCAATCTAGAACAGCAGCATCGCTGCTATCTAAAAAAATACTTGCCGGATCATCCCAAAATCGATAAAGTGCGCACTTGCGGGACGATTGCCGCGATGGATATCGTCACAGACAGTCAGAGTGGATATTTTAATGCGATCGCACCAATCCTCAAACAAAGGTTTCTAGCGGAAGGATTTCTCTTACGTCCTCTGGGGAATACGCTTTACTTGATGCCACCTTACTGCATTACCTCAGAGCAACTCGAATCAATTTATCAAGCGATCCGCCGCGTACTTGATACTATCATATAG
- a CDS encoding DUF2997 domain-containing protein, with protein sequence METLEFVIYPDGRVQEKVSGIVGATCTEVTAAIEAELGHVVSHQPSSEFYNAVQHQSTVATTQASFSEW encoded by the coding sequence ATGGAAACGCTAGAGTTTGTGATTTATCCCGATGGTCGCGTACAGGAAAAAGTTTCCGGTATAGTCGGAGCAACTTGTACTGAAGTCACAGCCGCAATCGAAGCAGAACTGGGACACGTCGTCAGTCACCAGCCAAGCTCAGAATTTTATAATGCAGTACAACACCAATCTACAGTTGCAACAACCCAAGCTAGTTTTAGCGAGTGGTAA
- a CDS encoding DUF1257 domain-containing protein → MSHFSQIKTQIRNLSSLQAALTDLGINWKSGPRAVRGYRGQTRNAEITIEQENGYDVGFSWNGKEYELVADLQYWQQNLSVEGFLKKITQRYAYHTVLNETSRLGFQVAEQQQNEDGSIRLLVQRWSA, encoded by the coding sequence ATGTCACACTTTAGCCAAATCAAAACACAAATCCGTAATCTTTCATCGTTACAAGCTGCGCTCACTGATTTAGGTATTAATTGGAAATCTGGTCCTAGAGCAGTTCGAGGCTATCGCGGTCAAACTCGTAATGCCGAAATCACCATTGAGCAGGAGAATGGTTACGATGTCGGTTTTAGTTGGAATGGCAAAGAATACGAACTTGTTGCTGATTTGCAATATTGGCAGCAAAATTTGTCTGTCGAAGGTTTCTTGAAAAAAATTACGCAGCGTTATGCCTATCACACAGTATTGAACGAAACCTCGCGCTTAGGATTTCAAGTAGCAGAACAGCAACAAAACGAAGACGGTTCAATTCGACTATTAGTACAGCGCTGGAGTGCGTAA
- a CDS encoding ferredoxin — translation MSDFMPLERAKSGAMRSHLEPELGGIFRDAPERSGLEPELGGELRQKGVYVDEITCIGCKHCAHVARNTFYIEPDYGRSRVVRQDGDSEELIQEAIDTCPVDCIHWVDYTELKKLEEERQYQVIPIVGYPVEEAVVAAHRRRKKRQAQKKARY, via the coding sequence ATGTCTGATTTTATGCCGCTGGAGCGAGCAAAATCTGGAGCAATGCGGTCGCACCTTGAACCCGAACTAGGTGGAATTTTTCGCGATGCACCTGAACGTTCAGGCTTAGAACCTGAGTTAGGCGGTGAACTACGGCAAAAAGGTGTTTATGTTGACGAAATCACCTGCATTGGTTGCAAGCACTGCGCCCATGTTGCCCGCAACACCTTCTACATTGAACCAGATTACGGTCGTTCGCGCGTCGTCCGTCAAGACGGAGACTCAGAAGAGTTAATTCAGGAAGCAATTGACACGTGTCCAGTTGATTGCATCCATTGGGTTGACTATACCGAACTGAAAAAACTCGAAGAAGAGCGACAGTATCAAGTCATCCCTATTGTTGGATACCCTGTAGAAGAAGCTGTTGTTGCTGCTCATCGGCGGCGTAAGAAGCGCCAAGCCCAGAAAAAGGCTCGCTATTAA